From the genome of Ictalurus punctatus breed USDA103 chromosome 28, Coco_2.0, whole genome shotgun sequence, one region includes:
- the LOC128629361 gene encoding UDP-glucuronosyltransferase 2A1-like isoform X2, whose amino-acid sequence MLLYIGHTIMIILHKMLIFDKQLTKITGKPTTLCETIGKADIWLIRMYWDYEYPRPLLPNFKFVGGLHCKPAKPLPKDMEDFVQSSGDDGIVVFSMGSMVKNLTKERANTIASALGQIPQKVLWRYTGEKPEALASNTRLYDWIPQNDLLGHPKTKAFITHGGINGIYEAIYHGVPMVGLPLFADQPDNINHMKTKGAAVMLDFNKIETNNLKQAVNDVINNPSYKESMMRLSRIHHDQPVKPLDQAVFWIEFVMRNKGAKHLRVEAHNLTWYQYHCLDVAAFLLSVIALVVFIFVKTCSWLFRKCFRKTPAKSKKE is encoded by the exons ATGCTATTATACATCGGACACACGATAATGATCATACTTCACAAAATGTTAATCTTTGATAAACAACTCACCAAAATAACCG GTAAACCCACAACACTCTGTGAAACTATTGGCAAAGCTGACATCTGGTTAATCCGCATGTATTGGGACTATGAATATCCACGGCCACTCCTCCCAAACTTCAAATTTGTGGGTGGCTTACATTGCAAGCCTGCAAAACCTCTACCAAAA gaCATGGAGGACTTCGTGCAGAGCTCGGGAGATGACGGTATTGTAGTGTTTTCAATGGGTTCCATGGTTAAAAACCTCACCAAAGAGAGAGCGAACACCATCGCTTCAGCGCTCGGCCAGATTCCCCAAAAG GTCTTGTGGCGATACACAGGCGAGAAACCAGAAGCTCTTGCTTCTAATACTAGACTCTATGACTGGATTCCCCAGAATGATTTACTAG GACATCCTAAAACCAAGGCCTTCATCACCCATGGTGGGATTAATGGAATATATGAAGCGATTTATCATGGAGTTCCCATGGTGGGCCTGCCGCTGTTTGCAGATCAGCCTGACAATATAAATCACATGAAAACCAAAGGAGCTGCTGTTATGCTTGACTTTAACAAAATAGAGACCAACAACTTGAAGCAGGCTGTCAATGATGTCATTAACAATCCATC CTACAAGGAGAGCATGATGAGACTATCTCGAATCCACCACGATCAACCAGTGAAGCCGCTAGACCAGGCCGTCTTCTGGATTGAGTTTGTGATGCGCAataagggggccaagcacctgAGGGTCGAAGCCCATAACCTCACGTGGTATCAGTACCACTGCTTGGACGTGGCAGCCTTTTTGCTTTCTGTAATCGCACTAGTCGTGTTCATCTTTGTGAAAACATGTAGTTGGCTCTTCCGTAAATGTTTCAGAAAGACCCCAGCTAAGAGCAAGAAAGAGTGA
- the LOC128629361 gene encoding UDP-glucuronosyltransferase 2A1-like isoform X3: protein MYWDYEYPRPLLPNFKFVGGLHCKPAKPLPKDMEDFVQSSGDDGIVVFSMGSMVKNLTKERANTIASALGQIPQKVLWRYTGEKPEALASNTRLYDWIPQNDLLGHPKTKAFITHGGINGIYEAIYHGVPMVGLPLFADQPDNINHMKTKGAAVMLDFNKIETNNLKQAVNDVINNPSYKESMMRLSRIHHDQPVKPLDQAVFWIEFVMRNKGAKHLRVEAHNLTWYQYHCLDVAAFLLSVIALVVFIFVKTCSWLFRKCFRKTPAKSKKE from the exons ATGTATTGGGACTATGAATATCCACGGCCACTCCTCCCAAACTTCAAATTTGTGGGTGGCTTACATTGCAAGCCTGCAAAACCTCTACCAAAA gaCATGGAGGACTTCGTGCAGAGCTCGGGAGATGACGGTATTGTAGTGTTTTCAATGGGTTCCATGGTTAAAAACCTCACCAAAGAGAGAGCGAACACCATCGCTTCAGCGCTCGGCCAGATTCCCCAAAAG GTCTTGTGGCGATACACAGGCGAGAAACCAGAAGCTCTTGCTTCTAATACTAGACTCTATGACTGGATTCCCCAGAATGATTTACTAG GACATCCTAAAACCAAGGCCTTCATCACCCATGGTGGGATTAATGGAATATATGAAGCGATTTATCATGGAGTTCCCATGGTGGGCCTGCCGCTGTTTGCAGATCAGCCTGACAATATAAATCACATGAAAACCAAAGGAGCTGCTGTTATGCTTGACTTTAACAAAATAGAGACCAACAACTTGAAGCAGGCTGTCAATGATGTCATTAACAATCCATC CTACAAGGAGAGCATGATGAGACTATCTCGAATCCACCACGATCAACCAGTGAAGCCGCTAGACCAGGCCGTCTTCTGGATTGAGTTTGTGATGCGCAataagggggccaagcacctgAGGGTCGAAGCCCATAACCTCACGTGGTATCAGTACCACTGCTTGGACGTGGCAGCCTTTTTGCTTTCTGTAATCGCACTAGTCGTGTTCATCTTTGTGAAAACATGTAGTTGGCTCTTCCGTAAATGTTTCAGAAAGACCCCAGCTAAGAGCAAGAAAGAGTGA